Proteins from one Camelina sativa cultivar DH55 chromosome 8, Cs, whole genome shotgun sequence genomic window:
- the LOC104708386 gene encoding protein MALE DISCOVERER 1-like isoform X1, producing MSSDQRWRLLRPTFSIIFLFFLPHNLTFGLCFSTDGTLLFVSSFFLSESIQLLINSESFAALALMKFKERIERDPFGALMNWGELSHCSWSGVVCSHDGRVVILNLRDLSLQGTIAPELGNLTHLKSLILRNNSFSGIVPEEVTELQELEILDLYENNFGQPFLFGRRLLQTSPPGRNPGFDAAPPLPSPPPSPTEEEEVPIDFPFFLPPPTASQSPPRIKRANPPTESQANTPNPPPVFPPPAQSPPTQLSGVPHAGNKKSSQKTYIIVGVLVGVVSVMVVLVIFFLLWNQKVKMIKPWGATESSSQLQEVAITDIPKLKLSELEAACEDFSNIIGSTSSDATIYKGTLSTGSEIAVLAVASGSLQDWLVDHETQFQEKIQRLSQVNHKNFLNVIGYCHEDEPFNRMLVFEYAPNGSLFEHLHDQDAEHLDWPMRMRIVMGIAYCVEHMHNLNPKPISHTNLNSSSIYLATDYAAKVSDFTFLSSTPVDPMTNVVSFGTLLQEIITGKIPDPDSLLHDETNPVADPTLESFQEEVMEKMWEVVKECLNQKMEMKEVVVKLRDITGITAEAALPSRSPAWWAELEIISTEV from the exons ATGAGTTCCGATCAACGGTGGAGATTGCTCCGACCAACATtctccatcatcttcctcttctttcttcctcacaATCTCACCTTTGGTCTCTGTTTCAGCACAGATGGTactttactttttgtttcatctttctttctttctgagtCCATTCAACTATTGATCAACTCTGAGTCTTTTGCAGCATTGGCGCTAATGAAATTCAAAGAGAGAATAGAAAGAGACCCGTTTGGAGCTCTGATGAATTGGGGAGAGCTTTCTCATTGTTCTTGGTCTGGTGTTGTCTGTTCACATGATGGAAGAGTTGTCATCTT AAATTTACGAGATCTCTCCCTACAAGGCACAATTGCACCTGAACTTGGAAACTTAACTCACTTGAAATCCCT TATTCTTAGAAACAATTCATTTTCCGGGATAGTACCTGAGGAGGTAACAGAATTGCAGGAGCTTGAGATCTTGGACTTGTATGAAAACAACTTTGGCCAACCATTTCTCTTCGGTCGCAGGCTGCTTCAGACATCTCCCCCTGGTCGGAATCCAGGCTTTGATGCAGCTCCCCCGTTACCTTCTCCTCCACCATCGCCTACGGAGGAAGAGGAAGTCCCAATAGATTTTCCTTTCTTCCTTCCCCCTCCTACTGCATCCCAATCCCCTCCGCGGATTAAACGTGCAAACCCTCCTACTGAAAGCCAAGCCAATACCCCAAACCCGCCTCCAGTATTCCCTCCACCAGCTCAGTCTCCACCCACTCAGCTTTCAGGTGTGCCTCATGCTGGCAACAAAAAGAGTTCTCAAAAGACTTACATAATAGTTGGAGTGCTAGTAGGTGTAGTTAGCGTCATGGTTGTATTGgtgatcttctttcttctctggaACCAaaaggtaaaaatgataaagcCATGGGGGGCAACTGAGAGCAGTAGCCAGCTTCAAGAAGTTGCGATTACAG ATATTCCTAAGCTGAAGCTATCAGAACTAGAAGCTGCCTGTGAAGATTTCAGTAACATCATAGGCTCCACATCCTCAGACGCAACCATTTACAAAGGCACTCTCTCCACCGGTTCTGAAATCGCCGTTCTAGCAGTCGCATCTGGTTCCCTCCAAGACTGGTTAGTGGATCACGAAACACAGTTCCAAGAGAAG ATACAGAGGTTATCTCAAGTGAACCACAAGAATTTCCTCAATGTAATTGGATATTGCCATGAAGACGAACCCTTCAACCGAATGCTAGTTTTCGAATACGCTCCTAACGGATCCCTCTTCGAGCATCTGCATG ACCAAGACGCAGAACACTTGGACTGGCCAATGAGGATGAGAATCGTAATGGGAATAGCTTACTGTGTAGAACATATGCacaatctaaaccctaaacccatctCACACACCAACCTCAACTCCTCTTCAATCTACTTGGCAACAGATTACGCAGCAAAAGTCTCAGACTTTACATTCCTCAGCTCAACACCGGTTGATCCCATGACCAACGTTGTCAGCTTTGGCACCCTTCTTCAGGAGATCATCACCGGAAAGATCCCGGATCCGGATTCTTTGCTCCACGACGAAACCAATCCCGTTGCAGACCCGACTTTGGAAAGCTTTCAGGAGGAGGTGATGGAGAAGATGTGGGAAGTGGTTAAAGAGTGTTTGAATCAGAAGATGGAAATGAAGGAAGTGGTGGTTAAGCTGAGAGATATCACCGGAATAACGGCGGAAGCAGCGTTGCCAAGTCGGTCTCCGGCGTGGTGGGCGGAACTGGAGATCATATCCACCGAagtgtag
- the LOC104708386 gene encoding protein MALE DISCOVERER 1-like isoform X2 — translation MSSDQRWRLLRPTFSIIFLFFLPHNLTFGLCFSTDALALMKFKERIERDPFGALMNWGELSHCSWSGVVCSHDGRVVILNLRDLSLQGTIAPELGNLTHLKSLILRNNSFSGIVPEEVTELQELEILDLYENNFGQPFLFGRRLLQTSPPGRNPGFDAAPPLPSPPPSPTEEEEVPIDFPFFLPPPTASQSPPRIKRANPPTESQANTPNPPPVFPPPAQSPPTQLSGVPHAGNKKSSQKTYIIVGVLVGVVSVMVVLVIFFLLWNQKVKMIKPWGATESSSQLQEVAITDIPKLKLSELEAACEDFSNIIGSTSSDATIYKGTLSTGSEIAVLAVASGSLQDWLVDHETQFQEKIQRLSQVNHKNFLNVIGYCHEDEPFNRMLVFEYAPNGSLFEHLHDQDAEHLDWPMRMRIVMGIAYCVEHMHNLNPKPISHTNLNSSSIYLATDYAAKVSDFTFLSSTPVDPMTNVVSFGTLLQEIITGKIPDPDSLLHDETNPVADPTLESFQEEVMEKMWEVVKECLNQKMEMKEVVVKLRDITGITAEAALPSRSPAWWAELEIISTEV, via the exons ATGAGTTCCGATCAACGGTGGAGATTGCTCCGACCAACATtctccatcatcttcctcttctttcttcctcacaATCTCACCTTTGGTCTCTGTTTCAGCACAGATG CATTGGCGCTAATGAAATTCAAAGAGAGAATAGAAAGAGACCCGTTTGGAGCTCTGATGAATTGGGGAGAGCTTTCTCATTGTTCTTGGTCTGGTGTTGTCTGTTCACATGATGGAAGAGTTGTCATCTT AAATTTACGAGATCTCTCCCTACAAGGCACAATTGCACCTGAACTTGGAAACTTAACTCACTTGAAATCCCT TATTCTTAGAAACAATTCATTTTCCGGGATAGTACCTGAGGAGGTAACAGAATTGCAGGAGCTTGAGATCTTGGACTTGTATGAAAACAACTTTGGCCAACCATTTCTCTTCGGTCGCAGGCTGCTTCAGACATCTCCCCCTGGTCGGAATCCAGGCTTTGATGCAGCTCCCCCGTTACCTTCTCCTCCACCATCGCCTACGGAGGAAGAGGAAGTCCCAATAGATTTTCCTTTCTTCCTTCCCCCTCCTACTGCATCCCAATCCCCTCCGCGGATTAAACGTGCAAACCCTCCTACTGAAAGCCAAGCCAATACCCCAAACCCGCCTCCAGTATTCCCTCCACCAGCTCAGTCTCCACCCACTCAGCTTTCAGGTGTGCCTCATGCTGGCAACAAAAAGAGTTCTCAAAAGACTTACATAATAGTTGGAGTGCTAGTAGGTGTAGTTAGCGTCATGGTTGTATTGgtgatcttctttcttctctggaACCAaaaggtaaaaatgataaagcCATGGGGGGCAACTGAGAGCAGTAGCCAGCTTCAAGAAGTTGCGATTACAG ATATTCCTAAGCTGAAGCTATCAGAACTAGAAGCTGCCTGTGAAGATTTCAGTAACATCATAGGCTCCACATCCTCAGACGCAACCATTTACAAAGGCACTCTCTCCACCGGTTCTGAAATCGCCGTTCTAGCAGTCGCATCTGGTTCCCTCCAAGACTGGTTAGTGGATCACGAAACACAGTTCCAAGAGAAG ATACAGAGGTTATCTCAAGTGAACCACAAGAATTTCCTCAATGTAATTGGATATTGCCATGAAGACGAACCCTTCAACCGAATGCTAGTTTTCGAATACGCTCCTAACGGATCCCTCTTCGAGCATCTGCATG ACCAAGACGCAGAACACTTGGACTGGCCAATGAGGATGAGAATCGTAATGGGAATAGCTTACTGTGTAGAACATATGCacaatctaaaccctaaacccatctCACACACCAACCTCAACTCCTCTTCAATCTACTTGGCAACAGATTACGCAGCAAAAGTCTCAGACTTTACATTCCTCAGCTCAACACCGGTTGATCCCATGACCAACGTTGTCAGCTTTGGCACCCTTCTTCAGGAGATCATCACCGGAAAGATCCCGGATCCGGATTCTTTGCTCCACGACGAAACCAATCCCGTTGCAGACCCGACTTTGGAAAGCTTTCAGGAGGAGGTGATGGAGAAGATGTGGGAAGTGGTTAAAGAGTGTTTGAATCAGAAGATGGAAATGAAGGAAGTGGTGGTTAAGCTGAGAGATATCACCGGAATAACGGCGGAAGCAGCGTTGCCAAGTCGGTCTCCGGCGTGGTGGGCGGAACTGGAGATCATATCCACCGAagtgtag
- the LOC104708387 gene encoding serine/threonine-protein kinase STY8-like: MASALECWSTRNAGNCPDDDFVDQVLMCSDDRSESLTAAPTSDQTSSAMQKRFQRLGRNVSEAIASLKNSLNLDSARDNQNASAGGGGRKLVWANVVRNVAKMYPGSQLPDKLVSNLRKHYDSLPLSYSQTGFDMKDVFVHVKLIEQTSGDDNPVFVIQEVCDEGGDGHGSVFKLTYACSSSLPWSTISGSLDSASICYKKVQIFEKKGLTLGVVLLLVESGQEKMFKIKVENALKSAVRKPKSTSVKLPFGLCGCQEQNAGVGEFGDVDVESIDQCYRHELENLNTRIQLQMPPPSSSFSVSVDEWQTIQSGGDDIGKWLLSSDDLEFSGQLGPNSFKGVYRGIKVVIEKLKGCDKGNSYEFEIRKDFLELMTCGHKSILQFYGVCIDENHGLCVVTKLMQGGSLRELVVKKKKLQTKVIFQIAVDIAEGMQFICDHGVAYKDLNTQRILLDKQGNACLGDMGIVTACKSVNEAMEYETDGYRWLAPEIIAGDPEKTRESWMSNAYSFGMVLWEMVTGEEAYGSCSPVQAAVGIAACGLRPEIPKECPQVLRYLMTKCWNTCPSTRLNFSQILCILLRAISR; encoded by the exons ATGGCCTCCGCGCTCGAGTGCTGGTCAACCCGTAATGCCGGCAACTGCCCCGACGATGATTTCGTAGACCAAGTCCTCATGTGCTCCGACGACAGGTCCGAGTCACTCACAGCTGCTCCGACTTCCGATCAGACCTCTTCCGCTATGCAAAAGCGGTTTCAGCGACTCGGCCGCAACGTCTCCGAAGCGATCGCGTCGCTCAAGAACTCTCTCAACCTCGATTCGGCGAGAGACAACCAGAATGCATCCGCCGGAGGAGGAGGCAGGAAGCTCGTGTGGGCTAATGTCGTGAGAAACGTTGCTAAAATGTACCCTGGAAGCCAGTTGCCTGATAAGCTCGTCTCTAATCTCAGGAAGCATTACGATTCTTTGCCTCTCAG tTATAGTCAGACTGGTTTCGATATGAAAGATGTATTTGTACACGTAAAGCTGATAGAGCAAACTTCTGGAGATGATAATCCTGTGTTTGTGATTCAAGAGGTGTGTGATGAGGGAGGTGATGGTCATGGTTCTGTGTTCAAGCTCACATACGCTTGTAGTTCTTCGCTTCCTTGGTCAACCATTTCAGGGTCTCTTGATAGTGCTTCGATTTGTTATAAGAAAGTACAAATCTTTGAGAAGAAAGGTTTGACTCTTGGGgttgttcttcttctggttGAGTCCGGACaagaaaaaatgttcaaaattaaGGTAGAGAATGCCCTTAAATCTGCGGTAAGGAAGCCTAAGTCAACCTCTGTGAAGCTCCCTTTTGGACTTTGTGGCTGTCAAGAACAGAACGCGGGTGTAGGAGAATTTGGGGATGTTGATGTTGAGTCCATTGATCAGTGCTATAGACATGAGTTGGAAAATCTGAATACTAGGATCCAGCTTCAAATGCCACCTCCAAgctcttctttttctgtatcAGTGGATGAATGGCAGACCATCCAATCAGGCGGTGATGATATCGGGAAATGGCTATTGAGTTCAGATGATCTCGAGTTTAGTGGTCAGTTAGGACCAAATTCATTTAAAGGAGTTTACAGAGGAATAAAGGTGGTCATTGAGAAACTAAAAGGCTGCGATAAGGGGAATTCATATGAGTTTGAGATCCGAAAAGATTTCTTGGAGCTGATGACCTGTGGACACAAGAGCATTCTGCAGTTTTATGGTGTCTGCATCGATGAAAATCATGGATTATGCGTTGTAACAAAACTGATGCAAGGTGGATCACTCCGTGAACTGgtggtgaagaaaaagaagcttcaGACCAAGGTGATATTTCAAATTGCTGTTGACATAGCAGAAGGGATGCAGTTCATTTGTGATCATGGTGTTGCATATAAAGACCTTAACACACAGAGAATACTATTAGATAAGCAGGGCAATGCCTGTCTGGGTGATATGGGAATAGTCACTGCATGCAAGAGTGTCAATGAGGCCATGGAGTACGAAACAGATGGCTATAGATGGCTTGCACCCGAG ATAATCGCGGGAGACCCGGAGAAGACAAGAGAGAGTTGGATGAGCAATGCGTATAGCTTTGGGATGGTGCTTTGGGAGATGGTGACAGGGGAGGAGGCGTATGGATCTTGTTCGCCAGTGCAAGCAGCAGTTGGGATTGCAGCGTGCGGGCTAAGACCAGAGATCCCAAAGGAGTGCCCTCAAGTTCTCAGATATCTTATGACCAAATGCTGGAACACTTGCCCCTCTACACGCCTTAACTTCTCTCAAATCCTCTGTATTTTGCTCCGTGCCATCTCACGGTAA